One genomic window of Actinoalloteichus hoggarensis includes the following:
- a CDS encoding DNA repair helicase XPB translates to MTDGPLIVQSDKTLLLEIDHPRSNDARVAIAPFAELERAPEHVHTYRITPLALWNARAAGHDAEQVVDVLVRYSRYPVPQPLLVDVVDTMGRFGRLRLVNSPVHGLVLESLDRAVLTEVLRNKKIAPMLGERVDDDVTVVHPSERGRLKQALLKIGWPAEDLAGYVDGEAHPISLQQDGWQLRDYQRQAVEAFWAGGSGVVVLPCGAGKTLVGAAAMAEARATTLILVTNTVAGRQWKRELIARTSLTEDEIGEYSGERKEIRPVTIATYQVITRKSKGEYRNLELFDSRDWGLVLYDEVHLLPAPVFRMTADLQSRRRLGLTATLVREDGREGDVFSLIGPKRYDAPWKDIEAQGWIAPADCTEVRVTLTESERLAYATADAEERYKVCATARTKTPVVRAILDRHPDEPSLVIGAYLDQLDELGEALNAPVIQGSTKNKEREALFEAFRKGELRTLVVSKVANFSIDLPEASVAIQVSGTFGSRQEEAQRLGRVMRPKEDGRQAHFYSVISRDTLDTEYAAHRQRFLAEQGYAYRIVDADDLLGPSLPDIA, encoded by the coding sequence GTGACCGACGGCCCACTCATCGTGCAGTCAGACAAGACGCTGCTGCTGGAGATCGACCATCCCCGATCGAACGACGCGCGCGTCGCCATCGCGCCGTTCGCCGAGCTGGAACGCGCTCCCGAGCACGTGCACACGTATCGGATCACTCCGCTCGCGCTGTGGAACGCGCGGGCGGCCGGGCACGACGCCGAGCAGGTGGTCGACGTCCTCGTCCGGTACTCCCGATATCCGGTGCCGCAGCCGCTGCTGGTCGACGTCGTCGACACGATGGGCCGCTTCGGCAGGCTGCGACTGGTCAACAGCCCGGTGCACGGTCTGGTCCTGGAGTCGCTCGACCGGGCCGTCCTCACCGAGGTGCTGCGGAACAAGAAGATCGCTCCGATGCTCGGCGAGCGGGTCGACGACGACGTCACCGTCGTGCATCCCAGCGAACGGGGCCGGCTGAAGCAGGCACTGCTGAAGATCGGCTGGCCCGCCGAGGACCTCGCCGGGTACGTCGACGGCGAGGCGCACCCCATCTCGTTGCAGCAGGACGGCTGGCAGCTGCGCGACTACCAGCGACAGGCCGTCGAGGCCTTCTGGGCGGGCGGGTCCGGTGTCGTGGTGCTGCCGTGCGGCGCGGGCAAGACGCTGGTGGGCGCGGCGGCGATGGCCGAGGCACGCGCCACGACGCTGATCCTGGTCACCAACACGGTCGCGGGCAGGCAGTGGAAGCGCGAGCTGATCGCACGCACCTCGCTGACCGAGGACGAGATCGGCGAGTACTCGGGCGAGCGCAAGGAGATCCGGCCGGTCACCATCGCCACCTATCAGGTGATCACGCGGAAGTCCAAGGGCGAGTATCGCAACCTGGAGCTGTTCGACTCTCGCGACTGGGGTCTGGTGCTCTACGACGAGGTGCACCTGCTCCCTGCGCCGGTCTTCCGGATGACCGCCGACCTCCAGTCCCGCCGCAGACTCGGGCTCACCGCGACCCTCGTCCGCGAGGACGGTCGCGAGGGCGACGTCTTCTCGCTGATCGGTCCGAAGCGCTATGACGCGCCGTGGAAGGACATCGAGGCCCAGGGGTGGATCGCGCCCGCCGACTGCACCGAGGTTCGTGTCACGCTCACCGAGTCGGAGCGGCTGGCCTACGCCACGGCGGACGCGGAGGAGCGCTACAAGGTGTGCGCGACGGCGCGGACCAAGACACCCGTCGTCCGGGCGATCCTCGATCGGCATCCCGACGAGCCCTCGCTCGTCATCGGCGCCTACCTCGATCAGCTCGACGAACTCGGCGAGGCGTTGAACGCGCCGGTGATCCAGGGCTCGACGAAGAACAAGGAGCGAGAGGCGCTGTTCGAGGCGTTCCGCAAGGGCGAGCTGCGCACGCTGGTCGTGTCGAAGGTCGCCAACTTCTCCATCGACCTGCCCGAGGCCTCGGTCGCCATCCAGGTATCCGGCACGTTCGGCTCCCGTCAGGAGGAGGCGCAGCGGCTCGGTCGGGTCATGCGGCCGAAGGAGGACGGTCGACAGGCGCACTTCTACTCGGTGATCTCGCGGGACACCCTGGACACCGAGTACGCGGCCCATCGGCAGCGCTTCCTCGCCGAGCAGGGCTACGCCTACCGGATCGTGGACGCGGACGATCTGCTCGGCCCGTCGCTGCCGGACATCGCCTGA
- a CDS encoding CapA family protein — MFSGLGARDQHFRVAALVVFGLVASMVAGCVGSPVVAPPNPAPGDESPGGSAEESAAAAGPRDSFTLVATGDVLIHPALTEQAELDGAESGGGRDFAPLFSGIEPLLSGADVGLCHLEVPLAAPEGPFLGWPLFSGPPEVADGLAAAGYDVCTTASNHTVDQGEEGVIRTLDRLDEVGIDQAGAARTEEEAATPLVRDVDGVQVGHVSHTFGFNTGTSLPPDKPWMSNLLDADEILAGARAAEEAGADVVVASLHWGVEYQHEPTESQVALAEQLAGDPAIDLIIGHHAHVVQPFEKVGDTWVAYGLGNSVARHAEPRGVTEEGVAAHFTFERTAEDDWAVAKAAFVPTLVDLGPPVRLVDLTTAESTPAYDAAATRIEEIVLSRGAAQDGLARHEG; from the coding sequence ATGTTTAGTGGCTTAGGTGCCCGTGATCAACACTTTCGTGTGGCCGCTTTGGTGGTCTTCGGCCTGGTGGCATCGATGGTGGCGGGCTGCGTCGGAAGCCCGGTCGTCGCCCCGCCGAATCCGGCGCCGGGCGACGAGTCACCCGGCGGATCCGCCGAGGAGTCCGCCGCGGCGGCGGGCCCGCGCGACTCCTTCACCCTGGTCGCGACCGGCGACGTCCTGATCCATCCCGCGCTCACCGAGCAGGCGGAGCTCGACGGCGCCGAATCCGGCGGTGGGCGGGACTTCGCGCCGCTGTTCTCGGGGATCGAGCCGCTGCTGTCCGGCGCCGACGTGGGACTGTGCCACCTGGAGGTGCCGCTCGCCGCCCCCGAGGGCCCGTTTCTGGGCTGGCCGTTGTTCAGCGGCCCGCCCGAGGTCGCCGACGGCCTCGCCGCCGCGGGCTACGACGTCTGCACCACGGCGTCCAACCACACGGTGGATCAGGGCGAGGAGGGCGTCATCCGCACCCTGGACCGGCTCGACGAGGTCGGCATCGACCAGGCGGGCGCCGCGCGCACCGAGGAGGAGGCCGCGACCCCGCTGGTCCGGGACGTCGACGGTGTGCAGGTGGGTCACGTGTCCCACACCTTCGGCTTCAACACCGGCACGAGCCTGCCGCCGGACAAGCCCTGGATGTCGAACCTGCTGGACGCCGACGAGATCCTGGCCGGTGCGCGGGCCGCGGAGGAGGCGGGCGCCGACGTGGTCGTCGCCAGTCTGCACTGGGGCGTGGAGTATCAGCACGAGCCGACGGAGTCGCAGGTGGCCCTGGCCGAACAGCTGGCGGGCGACCCGGCGATCGACCTGATCATCGGCCACCACGCCCACGTGGTGCAGCCGTTCGAGAAGGTGGGGGACACCTGGGTGGCCTATGGACTGGGCAACAGCGTGGCGCGGCACGCCGAGCCGCGCGGCGTCACCGAGGAGGGAGTCGCCGCCCACTTCACCTTCGAGCGGACCGCCGAGGACGACTGGGCCGTCGCGAAGGCGGCCTTCGTCCCCACGCTCGTGGATCTCGGTCCGCCGGTCCGCCTGGTGGACCTCACCACCGCCGAGTCGACCCCCGCCTACGACGCGGCGGCGACGCGGATCGAGGAGATCGTGCTCAGCAGGGGCGCGGCCCAGGACGGGCTCGCACGGCACGAGGGCTGA
- a CDS encoding PspC domain-containing protein, with protein sequence MTEHRIITDARSRLRRIRRSRQDRMLAGVSGGLGTALGVDPALVRIGFVVLSIIGLGLGVAAYALCWLIIPEEDY encoded by the coding sequence ATGACAGAACACCGAATCATCACCGACGCCAGATCGCGACTACGGAGAATCCGTCGTAGCAGGCAGGATCGCATGCTCGCGGGCGTGAGCGGCGGGCTCGGCACGGCGCTCGGCGTCGACCCGGCGCTGGTCCGCATCGGCTTCGTCGTCCTCAGCATCATCGGACTCGGCCTCGGAGTGGCGGCCTATGCCCTCTGCTGGCTGATCATTCCGGAAGAGGACTACTGA
- a CDS encoding copper homeostasis protein CutC, producing MADGLLEVIALDAVDAEAAQAGGADRLELVTNMAADGLTPDVATVRSVLAATDLPVRVMLRDAAGFLPRDLTGLRRSAARLREEGATEFVLGFLTTRGEVDEAACRALLAELDGCRWTFHRALDGAADRRVAWTRAETLGCDTVLTAGGPSGVSRDWHELLGFLDAAEPDRERLLIGGGLRATHVAPLRERGVRRFHVGGAVRPDWHSPIEVDEVRRWVELVHR from the coding sequence GTGGCGGACGGATTGCTGGAGGTCATCGCGCTGGACGCGGTGGACGCGGAGGCGGCGCAGGCGGGAGGTGCCGACCGGCTGGAACTCGTGACGAACATGGCGGCGGACGGGCTGACACCCGACGTCGCCACGGTGCGCAGCGTGTTGGCCGCCACCGACCTGCCGGTTCGCGTGATGCTGCGTGACGCGGCGGGGTTCCTGCCCCGCGATCTGACCGGGCTCCGACGATCGGCCGCCCGGCTGCGCGAGGAGGGCGCGACAGAGTTCGTGCTGGGCTTCCTCACGACACGCGGCGAGGTGGACGAGGCCGCGTGCCGGGCACTCCTGGCCGAGTTGGACGGCTGCCGCTGGACCTTCCATCGTGCGCTGGACGGCGCGGCGGATCGGCGGGTCGCCTGGACACGCGCCGAGACGCTCGGCTGCGACACCGTGCTGACCGCGGGCGGGCCGAGCGGGGTCTCCCGCGACTGGCACGAGCTGCTCGGCTTTCTCGACGCGGCGGAACCCGATCGCGAACGACTGCTGATCGGCGGGGGCCTGCGCGCCACGCATGTGGCGCCGCTGCGGGAGCGGGGCGTCCGGCGCTTTCATGTCGGCGGCGCCGTCCGGCCGGACTGGCACTCGCCCATCGAGGTCGACGAGGTGCGTCGCTGGGTCGAGCTGGTGCATCGGTGA
- a CDS encoding RNA polymerase sigma factor translates to MNHARTGQSELSWHELDGYDRHEACLIAARAGDREALNALVVGLTPLVWRVARARGLGTVTAEDVVQTVWLLLLRNLHAMEDPRALAAWLITTTRREAVRALRGDQGATMPAEALNELPSQDHLPEPEALRRDRDQQLWAAYRGLSPKCQEVLSLTVLAGRVEYQGVAEALEIPRGSVGPTRGRCLKQLRSLLTAEGGSP, encoded by the coding sequence GTGAACCACGCGCGGACCGGCCAGTCGGAGCTGTCCTGGCACGAGCTCGACGGCTACGACCGGCACGAGGCGTGCCTGATAGCGGCACGAGCGGGCGACCGCGAGGCGCTGAACGCACTGGTGGTCGGCCTCACGCCACTGGTCTGGCGGGTCGCGCGGGCACGCGGGCTCGGCACGGTCACGGCCGAGGACGTCGTGCAGACCGTCTGGCTTCTCCTGCTGCGCAATCTGCATGCCATGGAGGATCCCCGGGCGCTGGCGGCTTGGCTGATCACCACGACTCGCCGTGAGGCCGTTCGGGCCTTGCGTGGAGATCAGGGCGCGACGATGCCCGCCGAAGCCCTGAACGAACTCCCGTCCCAGGATCACCTGCCGGAACCGGAGGCGCTGCGCCGCGACCGGGACCAGCAGCTGTGGGCGGCGTATCGCGGGTTGTCCCCCAAGTGTCAGGAAGTGCTGAGTCTGACCGTGTTGGCGGGCCGGGTCGAATATCAGGGAGTCGCCGAGGCCCTGGAGATACCTCGGGGAAGTGTGGGACCGACGCGAGGCCGCTGCCTGAAACAGCTGCGGTCCTTGCTCACAGCGGAAGGAGGCTCACCATGA
- a CDS encoding carboxypeptidase regulatory-like domain-containing protein — protein MSPTGHGSGRHPGGDDQESTFYGGDILLAELGLVLDEADPVPAGLIERAQFAIELENINVEVARWERPKPLAGVRGAEPSTMTFTVGDLTLMLTLAPSGTGHRFDGWLVPGGPHLVEVRVAGHESSSISADEGGRFALETVPRGTTQILVHLTTVEGRPGRTIATPSIVL, from the coding sequence ATGAGTCCGACCGGGCACGGCTCCGGGCGACACCCGGGCGGCGATGACCAGGAGAGCACGTTCTACGGGGGGGACATATTGCTGGCCGAACTGGGCCTGGTGCTGGATGAGGCCGACCCGGTTCCTGCCGGCCTGATCGAGCGTGCGCAGTTCGCCATCGAGCTGGAGAACATCAACGTGGAGGTGGCCCGCTGGGAACGCCCTAAGCCGCTTGCTGGGGTACGCGGCGCCGAGCCCAGCACGATGACCTTCACGGTCGGCGACCTCACCTTGATGCTCACTCTCGCGCCGAGCGGCACCGGTCATCGCTTCGACGGGTGGCTGGTTCCGGGAGGCCCGCATCTCGTGGAGGTACGAGTGGCCGGCCACGAGTCCAGCTCGATCTCCGCCGATGAGGGCGGCCGGTTCGCCCTGGAGACCGTGCCGCGAGGAACCACGCAGATCCTGGTGCATCTGACCACTGTCGAGGGCAGGCCGGGCAGAACGATCGCCACGCCGAGCATCGTGTTGTGA
- a CDS encoding CHAT domain-containing protein, whose amino-acid sequence MISLASSQAETRSLEQGLKILRQARSLVKTLPTGNQQKLFAGIIDGQHGFMLSRAGKNYLAIERHDRGVALLEQTQSEIPEERSILPRALLNRALAFIRIGRQKPAIKDLEQCLALASDHGLALITAKAQHNLGALSLRVGAIPESIHYYEQTNLGYNRVAPDMLPTLRMDQAEALLTAGLAEEAAKYLDEALPVLERDRVRQNLAEAEILRATAALLLDDPDTARRLSTSAQRRLTRRGNLSWAGIAALTRLRTDVSVALRDGRVTAGLRNRALRLADRLTDLRLTDESGVAKALAVRIALRLGHLDQAAAELAGIGRPRRITPIDHRMLLRLCRAELALTQGDRRRALAQAKSGLAELGRIRDRMGGLDLVSGTAVHGRELGELAVRLVLAPDDGRVDVRRLFHWLERTRAQVYRYQPQPPIEDPVLAERVDDYRVLSRELQQARLDGRNPGELAARHATLQREITRLGWQTSLWGEPTPIASLAEVAARLRERAMVSFAVSDGTAVAVVIVDGRPRLVRLGPVAEITAAARELHADLNALAPDRQPTPLVDVIAGSARRRAERLDEKLLRPLAGLVGDRELVIVPTGALYAVAWGTLPSMHGRPLTVAPSATAWLSADQTAGSPTSAHDDGDGPTAEQTGGLRDTSPRDQDSGYHSRFPARAVRGADVSSAGGRGADDRSENGTEPSGPASTAGTPVPRSAEASEAGHVVLISGPDLLGAVGEVAGLRTHHPDARVLEGRQATVGAVLDALDGARLAHVAAHGAHEPENAMFSRLELTDGSLFAHETARLRRAPERVVLAACELALNRIRPGDEALGFAGALLASGSRTVIAATSKVGDQAAADTMAEFHGLLVQGRPPAAALAEAVAREPLRRPFVCLGSGT is encoded by the coding sequence TTGATAAGCCTCGCTTCCTCGCAAGCCGAGACCAGGAGTCTCGAGCAAGGGCTCAAGATCCTGCGACAAGCCCGCTCGCTGGTGAAGACCCTGCCGACGGGGAATCAGCAGAAGCTCTTCGCCGGGATCATCGACGGCCAGCATGGATTCATGCTCTCGAGGGCCGGGAAGAACTATCTTGCGATCGAGCGACATGACCGAGGCGTGGCGCTCCTCGAACAGACTCAGAGCGAGATACCCGAGGAGAGGTCGATACTTCCGAGAGCCCTGTTGAACAGGGCTCTCGCTTTTATCAGAATAGGACGGCAGAAGCCTGCGATCAAAGATCTCGAGCAGTGCCTGGCCTTAGCCAGCGATCACGGGTTGGCGCTGATAACAGCAAAGGCCCAGCACAACCTGGGGGCACTGTCCCTCAGGGTCGGCGCGATACCGGAGTCCATCCATTACTACGAGCAGACGAATCTCGGCTACAACCGGGTGGCCCCCGACATGCTCCCCACGCTCCGTATGGATCAGGCCGAGGCATTGTTGACCGCCGGCCTGGCCGAGGAGGCCGCCAAGTACCTGGATGAGGCTCTGCCTGTTCTCGAGCGAGATCGTGTCCGGCAGAATCTCGCCGAGGCAGAGATTCTTCGAGCCACCGCCGCGCTCCTCCTGGATGATCCGGACACGGCACGCCGACTCTCCACATCGGCCCAACGACGACTGACCCGACGCGGCAATCTCAGTTGGGCGGGTATCGCGGCGCTCACCCGACTGCGAACCGATGTGTCGGTGGCCCTCCGCGACGGCCGGGTCACCGCTGGCCTGCGGAACAGAGCCCTGCGACTCGCCGACCGGCTGACCGATCTCCGGCTCACCGACGAGTCCGGAGTGGCCAAGGCATTGGCGGTGCGCATCGCACTCCGACTGGGTCACCTCGATCAGGCCGCGGCCGAGTTGGCCGGAATCGGACGGCCTCGCCGGATCACCCCCATCGACCACCGGATGCTACTGCGCCTCTGCCGAGCCGAGCTCGCCCTCACCCAGGGAGATCGCCGTCGTGCGCTGGCGCAGGCTAAGAGCGGGCTGGCCGAGCTGGGTCGGATTCGTGACCGGATGGGCGGTCTGGACCTGGTGAGCGGCACCGCGGTACACGGCCGGGAACTCGGCGAGCTGGCCGTCCGACTGGTGCTGGCCCCCGATGACGGCCGAGTCGACGTGCGCAGGCTGTTCCACTGGCTGGAGCGGACCCGCGCACAGGTGTACCGCTACCAGCCGCAACCCCCTATCGAGGACCCGGTGCTCGCCGAGCGAGTCGATGACTACCGGGTGCTCAGCCGAGAGCTGCAACAGGCGCGACTCGACGGCAGAAACCCCGGCGAGCTGGCCGCCCGCCACGCCACGCTGCAACGAGAGATCACCCGCCTGGGCTGGCAGACCAGTCTGTGGGGGGAACCGACTCCGATCGCGAGCCTCGCCGAGGTGGCGGCTCGGCTCCGCGAGCGTGCGATGGTGAGCTTCGCCGTCTCGGACGGGACCGCCGTGGCGGTGGTGATCGTCGACGGACGGCCCCGGCTGGTGCGGCTGGGACCCGTCGCCGAGATCACGGCGGCGGCCCGAGAGCTGCACGCCGATCTCAACGCGCTGGCCCCCGACCGTCAACCCACCCCGCTGGTCGACGTGATCGCGGGTTCGGCTCGACGCAGGGCGGAGCGCCTCGACGAGAAGCTGCTGCGGCCGTTGGCAGGCCTGGTCGGGGACCGCGAGCTGGTCATCGTGCCGACCGGCGCGCTGTACGCGGTCGCCTGGGGAACGCTCCCGTCCATGCACGGCAGGCCGCTGACCGTGGCCCCCTCCGCCACCGCGTGGCTCTCCGCCGACCAGACCGCGGGCAGCCCGACCTCCGCCCACGACGACGGAGACGGACCGACCGCCGAGCAGACCGGCGGGCTTCGCGACACGTCGCCTCGCGATCAGGACTCCGGATACCACTCGCGGTTCCCCGCCAGGGCGGTCCGGGGTGCCGACGTCTCGAGTGCCGGCGGCCGGGGCGCCGACGACCGCTCGGAGAACGGCACGGAGCCGTCGGGTCCCGCGAGCACGGCAGGAACACCCGTGCCGAGGTCCGCCGAGGCATCCGAGGCGGGCCATGTCGTGCTGATCAGCGGTCCCGACCTGCTCGGCGCCGTGGGCGAGGTGGCCGGACTCCGCACGCATCATCCGGACGCCCGCGTGCTGGAAGGCCGACAGGCGACGGTCGGGGCCGTGCTCGACGCCCTTGACGGCGCGCGGCTCGCTCATGTCGCCGCGCATGGCGCGCACGAGCCGGAGAACGCGATGTTCTCCCGGCTCGAACTCACCGACGGCTCGCTGTTCGCGCACGAGACGGCGCGGCTGCGCCGTGCGCCGGAGCGGGTGGTGCTCGCCGCCTGCGAGCTCGCACTCAACCGCATCCGACCCGGCGACGAGGCGCTGGGCTTCGCGGGTGCCCTCTTGGCCAGCGGCTCTCGTACCGTCATCGCCGCGACCAGCAAGGTCGGCGATCAGGCCGCCGCCGACACGATGGCCGAGTTCCACGGACTCCTCGTCCAAGGCCGCCCGCCCGCCGCGGCGCTGGCGGAGGCCGTCGCCCGCGAACCGCTGCGACGCCCCTTCGTCTGTCTCGGCTCCGGCACCTGA
- the groL gene encoding chaperonin GroEL (60 kDa chaperone family; promotes refolding of misfolded polypeptides especially under stressful conditions; forms two stacked rings of heptamers to form a barrel-shaped 14mer; ends can be capped by GroES; misfolded proteins enter the barrel where they are refolded when GroES binds) — protein MAKLIAFNEDARRGLERGMNTLADAVRVTLGPKGRNVVLEKKWGAPTITNDGVSIAKEIELEDPWEKIGAELVKEVAKKTDDVAGDGTTTATVLAQALVREGLRNVAAGASPLGLKRGIEKAVDAVAEQLLKTAKEVETKEQIAATAGISAGDASIGELIAEALDKVGKEGVITVEESNAFGLELELTEGMRFDKGYISGYFVTDTDRQETVLDDPYILLYSSKISSVKDLLPLLEKVMQAGKPLLIISEDVEAEALATLVLNKIRGTFKSVAVKAPGFGDRRKAILQDIAILTGGQVISEDVGLKLETADLSLLGQARKVVVTKDETTIVEGVGESDQIAGRVSQIRSEIERSDSDYDREKLQERLAKLAGGVAVIKVGAATEVELKERKHRIEDAVRNAKAAVEEGIVAGGGVALLQAAEAAFGGLTLTGDEATGANIVKVAVEAPLKQIAVNAGLEGGVVVEKIKGLKAGEGLDAATGDYKDLVAAGITDPVKVTRSALQNAASIAALFLTTEAVVADKPEKEKAPAAPDAGGMDF, from the coding sequence ATGGCAAAGTTGATCGCGTTCAACGAGGATGCGCGTCGCGGCCTTGAGCGCGGCATGAACACCCTCGCCGACGCCGTGCGGGTGACGCTCGGCCCCAAGGGCCGCAACGTCGTGCTGGAGAAGAAGTGGGGCGCCCCCACCATCACCAACGACGGTGTCTCGATCGCCAAGGAGATCGAGCTGGAGGACCCCTGGGAGAAGATCGGCGCCGAGCTGGTCAAGGAGGTCGCCAAGAAGACCGACGACGTCGCGGGTGACGGCACCACCACCGCCACCGTGCTGGCCCAGGCGCTCGTGCGCGAGGGTCTGCGCAACGTCGCGGCGGGCGCCAGCCCCCTCGGCCTCAAGCGCGGCATCGAGAAGGCCGTCGACGCCGTCGCCGAGCAGCTCCTCAAGACCGCCAAGGAGGTCGAGACCAAGGAGCAGATCGCTGCCACGGCGGGGATCTCCGCGGGCGACGCCAGCATCGGCGAGCTGATCGCCGAGGCGCTGGACAAGGTCGGCAAGGAAGGCGTCATCACCGTCGAGGAGAGCAACGCCTTCGGGCTGGAGCTCGAGCTCACCGAGGGTATGCGCTTCGACAAGGGCTACATCTCGGGCTACTTCGTCACCGACACCGACAGGCAGGAGACGGTCCTCGACGACCCGTACATCCTGCTGTACAGCTCCAAGATCTCCTCGGTCAAGGACCTGCTCCCGCTGCTGGAGAAGGTCATGCAGGCGGGCAAGCCGCTGCTGATCATCTCCGAGGACGTCGAGGCCGAGGCCCTGGCCACCCTGGTGCTGAACAAGATCCGCGGCACCTTCAAGTCCGTCGCCGTCAAGGCGCCCGGCTTCGGTGACCGCCGCAAGGCGATCCTCCAGGACATCGCCATCCTCACCGGCGGTCAGGTCATCAGCGAGGACGTGGGCCTCAAGCTGGAGACCGCCGACCTCTCCCTGCTCGGCCAGGCCCGCAAGGTCGTCGTCACCAAGGACGAGACGACCATCGTCGAGGGCGTCGGCGAGTCGGACCAGATCGCGGGCCGCGTGAGCCAGATCCGTTCCGAGATCGAGCGCAGCGACTCCGACTACGACCGTGAGAAGCTCCAGGAGCGGCTGGCCAAGCTCGCGGGCGGCGTCGCGGTGATCAAGGTCGGCGCGGCCACCGAGGTCGAGCTGAAGGAGCGCAAGCACCGCATCGAGGACGCGGTGCGCAACGCCAAGGCCGCCGTCGAGGAGGGCATCGTCGCCGGTGGCGGCGTGGCGCTGCTCCAGGCCGCCGAGGCCGCCTTCGGCGGGCTGACCCTGACCGGCGACGAGGCCACCGGTGCCAACATCGTCAAGGTCGCGGTCGAGGCCCCGCTCAAGCAGATCGCGGTCAACGCCGGCCTTGAGGGCGGCGTCGTGGTCGAGAAGATCAAGGGCCTGAAGGCGGGCGAGGGTCTGGACGCCGCCACCGGCGACTACAAGGACCTGGTCGCCGCAGGCATCACCGACCCGGTGAAGGTCACCCGCTCCGCGCTGCAGAACGCGGCGTCGATCGCGGCTCTGTTCCTCACCACCGAGGCCGTCGTCGCCGACAAGCCGGAGAAGGAGAAGGCCCCGGCCGCTCCCGACGCCGGTGGCATGGACTTCTGA
- a CDS encoding serine/threonine-protein kinase, producing the protein MSEDLTGRRLGHYRITGVLGRGGMSVMYRATDERLGRKVALKVIAEHLSGDGEFRERFVDEARNTSAIDHAHVVPLYDFGEVDGLLYIAMRLVDGADLAEKIKDGPLSPTRCLDLLGQVAEALDMLNGRGLVHLDIKPANVLVTSRESSGEHVYLGDFGLTRRGATGHRTQGGDFLGSPTYAAPEHLRGEPVDPKTDAYSLACVLFACLTGRPPYQGQVSEVIEGHLAKPVPSVTSLVALPPAIDDVLRRGMNKDPKQRYGNCRELIAAARTALASTPRPDQPPAPAQPDTGSRPALSGAAPPPGSAPQGAGAPGANWNRPSFPATPQAGRQYPVSSPMAEPMRLRPPSPAQSAASFTGQRGGGNRWVLPILVGAVVLAITVLVIVLINGASASDQGLRASAAVHVESGSAVSGPVVSGHGVESGPEVDANSAVASRAAEDGGSVVED; encoded by the coding sequence GTGTCGGAGGACCTCACCGGACGTCGTCTGGGCCATTATCGGATCACCGGCGTACTAGGCCGTGGCGGCATGAGCGTGATGTATCGAGCGACCGATGAACGCCTCGGTCGCAAGGTCGCGCTCAAGGTGATCGCGGAGCACCTGTCCGGTGACGGCGAGTTCCGAGAACGCTTCGTCGACGAGGCCCGCAACACCTCCGCGATCGACCATGCCCATGTCGTTCCGCTGTACGACTTCGGCGAGGTCGACGGACTGCTCTACATCGCCATGCGGCTCGTCGACGGTGCCGACCTCGCCGAGAAGATCAAGGACGGCCCGCTCTCGCCCACGAGGTGCCTCGACCTGTTGGGGCAGGTCGCCGAGGCACTGGACATGCTCAATGGTCGAGGGCTGGTCCACCTGGACATCAAGCCGGCGAATGTGCTGGTCACCAGCCGGGAATCCTCTGGGGAGCACGTCTACCTCGGCGACTTCGGGCTGACTCGACGCGGCGCGACGGGCCACCGCACCCAGGGCGGCGACTTCCTCGGCTCCCCGACCTACGCCGCGCCGGAGCATCTGCGGGGTGAGCCGGTCGACCCGAAGACCGACGCCTACTCGTTGGCCTGCGTGCTGTTCGCCTGTCTGACCGGGCGGCCGCCGTACCAGGGCCAGGTCTCCGAGGTCATCGAGGGACACCTCGCCAAGCCGGTCCCGTCGGTCACGTCGCTGGTCGCGCTGCCGCCCGCCATCGACGACGTGCTCCGCCGCGGCATGAACAAGGATCCGAAGCAGCGCTATGGGAACTGCCGCGAGCTGATCGCCGCGGCGCGCACCGCGCTCGCGTCGACGCCGAGGCCTGATCAGCCGCCCGCGCCCGCGCAGCCCGATACCGGCTCGCGGCCCGCGCTCTCGGGCGCTGCGCCGCCGCCGGGCTCGGCACCGCAGGGCGCCGGGGCGCCGGGCGCGAACTGGAATCGGCCGAGCTTCCCCGCGACGCCGCAGGCGGGCAGGCAGTATCCCGTGTCCTCGCCGATGGCGGAGCCGATGCGTCTGCGCCCGCCGTCGCCCGCCCAGTCGGCGGCCAGCTTCACCGGCCAGCGCGGCGGCGGGAACAGGTGGGTGCTGCCGATCCTGGTCGGCGCGGTGGTGCTGGCGATCACCGTCCTCGTCATCGTGTTGATCAACGGCGCCTCGGCGAGCGATCAGGGTCTGCGTGCCTCGGCCGCCGTCCACGTGGAGAGCGGTTCCGCGGTGAGCGGCCCTGTGGTGAGCGGTCACGGCGTGGAGAGCGGTCCCGAGGTGGACGCGAACTCCGCCGTCGCTTCTCGTGCTGCCGAGGACGGCGGGAGCGTCGTCGAGGACTGA